One segment of Streptomyces sp. TG1A-8 DNA contains the following:
- the aroC gene encoding chorismate synthase, with amino-acid sequence MSRLRWLTAGESHGPALVATLEGLPAGVPVTTEMVADHLARRRLGYGRGARMKFERDEVTFLGGVRHGLTIGSPVAVMVGNTEWPKWEQVMAADPVDPEVLGALARNAALTRPRPGHADLAGMQKYGFDEARPVLERASARETAARVALGAVARSYLKETAGVEVVSHVVELASARAPYGVCPVPADVERLDADPVRCLDAGASKAMVAEIDRAHREGDTLGGVVEVLAYGVPVGLGSHVHWDRRLDARLAAALMGIQAIKGVEVGDGFALARVPGSKAHDEIVGTAQGIRRASGRSGGTEGGLSTGEVLRVRAAMKPIATVPRALATVDVRTGEAAQAHHQRSDVCAVPAAGIVAEAMVALVLADAVAEKFGGDSVPETRRNVRSYLDSLRIR; translated from the coding sequence TTGAGCAGGCTGCGTTGGCTGACCGCGGGGGAGTCCCACGGTCCCGCACTCGTCGCGACGCTGGAGGGTCTTCCCGCCGGCGTGCCGGTCACCACGGAGATGGTGGCGGATCATCTGGCGCGGCGGCGGTTGGGGTACGGCCGTGGTGCGCGGATGAAGTTCGAGCGCGATGAGGTCACGTTCCTGGGTGGTGTCCGGCACGGGTTGACGATCGGTTCGCCGGTGGCGGTGATGGTGGGCAACACCGAGTGGCCCAAGTGGGAGCAGGTGATGGCGGCCGATCCGGTCGATCCGGAGGTGTTGGGGGCTTTGGCGCGCAATGCCGCGTTGACCCGGCCGCGTCCGGGGCACGCGGATCTGGCGGGTATGCAGAAGTACGGGTTCGACGAGGCGCGTCCGGTCCTGGAGCGGGCGTCGGCGCGGGAGACCGCCGCGCGGGTGGCGCTGGGTGCGGTGGCGCGTTCCTATCTGAAGGAGACGGCCGGGGTCGAGGTGGTCTCCCATGTGGTGGAGCTGGCTTCGGCCAGGGCGCCGTACGGGGTGTGTCCGGTGCCGGCCGATGTGGAGAGGCTGGATGCGGATCCGGTGCGCTGTTTGGATGCCGGGGCGTCCAAGGCGATGGTCGCCGAGATCGACCGGGCGCACCGGGAGGGGGACACGCTGGGCGGGGTGGTGGAGGTCCTGGCCTATGGGGTGCCGGTGGGGCTGGGGTCGCACGTGCACTGGGACCGGCGGCTGGATGCGCGGCTGGCGGCTGCTTTGATGGGGATCCAGGCGATCAAGGGTGTGGAGGTCGGTGACGGGTTCGCGCTGGCCCGGGTGCCGGGGTCGAAGGCGCATGACGAGATCGTGGGCACGGCGCAGGGCATCCGGCGTGCTTCGGGGCGCTCGGGTGGTACCGAGGGGGGTCTGAGCACGGGTGAGGTGCTGCGGGTGCGGGCGGCGATGAAGCCGATCGCGACGGTGCCGCGGGCGCTTGCGACGGTGGACGTGCGCACGGGGGAGGCGGCGCAGGCCCATCACCAGCGGTCGGATGTGTGTGCGGTGCCGGCCGCGGGGATCGTCGCCGAGGCGATGGTGGCGCTGGTGCTGGCCGATGCGGTGGCGGAGAAGTTCGGTGGGGACAGTGTGCCCGAGACCCGCCGCAATGTGCGTTCCTACCTCGACAGTCTGCGCATCCGGTGA
- a CDS encoding NAD(P)-dependent alcohol dehydrogenase — protein MPTTPALSLPAKGAPFTLTAIERRPLRANDVRIDIAFCGICHTDLHFGHDDWGGTFFPLVPGHEITGVVREVGEAVTAFAPGDRVGVGCMVGSCGKCAPCAAGEEQYCVEGFVKTYSARDHDGSVTQGGYSRSIVVAEHFVLRIPDALELDGAAPLLCAGVTVYSPLRRLRTGAGMRVGVLGMGGLGHLGVKIAAVMGAEVTLLGRSPEKRDDALAFGAARFVDTRDNGQLAGLTGYFDLLLNTVPAPLDLDAWLGLLGLGGTLVNVGAPADPVASYNTFSLLAARRGIVGSSIGGIRETQETLDFCARHGITAEIERIPAARVPQAWENLSDARYRYVIDIATLGTP, from the coding sequence ATGCCCACTACCCCCGCCCTTTCCCTGCCCGCCAAAGGAGCACCGTTCACGCTGACCGCCATCGAACGGCGCCCGCTGCGCGCCAACGACGTCCGGATCGACATCGCGTTCTGCGGCATCTGCCACACCGATCTGCACTTCGGCCACGACGACTGGGGCGGGACGTTCTTCCCCCTCGTGCCCGGACACGAGATCACCGGAGTGGTCCGCGAGGTCGGCGAGGCGGTCACCGCCTTCGCACCGGGGGACCGGGTGGGGGTGGGCTGCATGGTCGGCTCCTGCGGGAAGTGCGCCCCCTGCGCGGCGGGCGAGGAGCAGTACTGCGTCGAGGGCTTCGTCAAGACCTACTCGGCCCGCGACCACGACGGATCGGTGACGCAGGGCGGTTACAGCCGGTCCATCGTGGTGGCGGAGCACTTCGTGCTGCGCATCCCCGACGCGCTCGAACTGGACGGCGCGGCCCCACTGCTGTGCGCGGGCGTCACCGTCTACTCCCCCCTGCGCCGCCTGCGCACGGGTGCGGGCATGCGGGTCGGTGTCCTCGGCATGGGCGGCCTCGGACATCTCGGCGTAAAGATCGCCGCGGTCATGGGGGCCGAGGTCACGCTGCTGGGCCGGTCGCCGGAGAAGCGGGACGACGCCCTGGCTTTCGGTGCCGCACGGTTCGTGGACACGCGTGACAACGGACAACTCGCGGGCCTCACCGGCTACTTCGACCTGCTCCTCAACACGGTGCCGGCCCCCCTCGACCTGGACGCCTGGCTGGGGCTGCTCGGCCTGGGGGGCACGCTCGTCAACGTCGGGGCCCCCGCCGACCCGGTCGCCTCGTACAACACGTTCTCACTTCTGGCCGCCCGCCGCGGCATCGTGGGCTCCTCCATCGGCGGCATCCGCGAGACGCAGGAGACGCTCGACTTCTGCGCGAGGCACGGCATCACCGCGGAGATCGAGCGGATTCCGGCGGCCCGGGTCCCGCAGGCCTGGGAGAACCTGTCCGACGCCCGCTACCGGTACGTCATCGACATCGCCACGCTCGGCACGCCCTGA
- a CDS encoding FAD-dependent monooxygenase gives MSVQRVPVLVAGGAYTGLTTALSLAARGVRPLLVERRPGASTLPKAWGLNTRSQELLHTLPGVGRRLEAALGDAQWPRISHGVCLADPERRFLDPEAGQPDPRQLSPVPPLAWISQARVEEILRVGAEEAGAELRHGTEVVAVVQDDEKVTATLREVSTGREYVVEADYLVAADGNTSRVRDMLGIAVEGGGTIGHMYIITFEADLTRYVKKGAVEVIGMPGSGSSFILDGSERHTLWVDYFPERGETPQDFTEERCLERIRRAIGDPGIDVTFVNARFFPINHKLAERFRDGRVFLAGDSAHACPPNGGQGGNLAIQDAYDLSWRLALVLTGEAGPGLLDTYETERRPVVNITLEREVELAKISEGRVPASYNPADPNAPIPMPKEYLGFRYHSAAVRTEADDDGSLQEDPWHPTGRPGGRAPHVVLTEGTRELSTHDLFGRGFVLLAGQEAPDWVVAAEKAAGTLGITLDAHRIGERFTDRDNTWCDRYGVEPTGAVLVRPDAVVAWRGRKAADDPEGELTAALTAVLAR, from the coding sequence ATGTCAGTCCAGCGAGTTCCCGTACTCGTCGCCGGTGGCGCCTACACCGGGCTCACCACAGCCCTGAGTCTTGCCGCACGGGGTGTGCGCCCCCTCCTGGTGGAGCGGCGTCCGGGTGCTTCCACGCTGCCGAAGGCGTGGGGTCTGAACACACGCTCCCAGGAACTGCTGCACACCCTGCCCGGTGTGGGCCGGCGCCTCGAGGCGGCCCTGGGGGACGCGCAGTGGCCCCGCATCAGCCACGGTGTCTGCCTGGCCGACCCCGAGCGGCGCTTCCTCGACCCGGAGGCCGGACAGCCCGACCCGCGGCAGCTCTCCCCGGTGCCACCGCTGGCCTGGATCTCACAGGCCCGGGTCGAGGAGATCCTCCGGGTCGGCGCCGAGGAGGCGGGCGCGGAACTGCGCCACGGCACCGAGGTGGTCGCCGTCGTCCAGGACGACGAGAAGGTCACCGCGACGCTCCGGGAGGTGTCCACCGGCCGGGAGTACGTGGTCGAGGCGGACTACCTGGTGGCGGCCGACGGGAACACGAGCCGGGTGCGGGACATGCTCGGCATCGCCGTCGAAGGCGGCGGGACGATCGGCCACATGTACATCATCACCTTCGAGGCCGACCTGACGCGGTACGTGAAGAAGGGGGCGGTCGAGGTCATCGGGATGCCGGGCAGCGGATCCAGCTTCATCCTGGACGGCTCCGAGCGGCACACCCTGTGGGTCGACTACTTCCCCGAGCGCGGTGAGACGCCGCAGGACTTCACCGAGGAGCGTTGCCTGGAGCGGATCCGCCGTGCCATCGGCGACCCCGGGATCGACGTCACCTTCGTCAACGCCCGCTTCTTCCCCATCAACCACAAACTGGCCGAACGGTTCCGCGACGGTCGTGTCTTCCTGGCCGGCGACTCCGCGCACGCCTGCCCGCCCAACGGAGGACAGGGCGGCAACCTCGCCATCCAGGACGCCTACGACCTGTCCTGGCGGCTGGCGCTGGTGCTCACCGGCGAGGCCGGCCCCGGCCTGCTGGACACGTACGAGACCGAGCGCCGCCCCGTCGTCAACATCACGCTGGAGCGTGAGGTCGAGCTGGCGAAGATCTCCGAGGGCCGCGTGCCCGCCAGTTACAACCCGGCCGACCCCAACGCCCCCATCCCCATGCCCAAGGAGTACCTCGGCTTCCGGTACCACTCCGCCGCGGTCCGCACCGAGGCCGACGACGACGGCAGCCTCCAGGAGGATCCGTGGCACCCCACCGGGCGTCCCGGGGGACGTGCCCCGCACGTCGTCCTGACCGAGGGCACGCGGGAGCTGTCCACGCACGACTTGTTCGGGCGCGGGTTCGTGCTGCTGGCGGGACAGGAGGCCCCTGACTGGGTCGTCGCCGCGGAGAAGGCCGCCGGCACGCTCGGGATCACCCTGGACGCGCACCGCATCGGCGAGCGCTTCACCGACCGCGACAACACCTGGTGCGACCGCTACGGCGTCGAACCGACGGGTGCCGTGCTGGTCCGTCCCGACGCCGTGGTGGCCTGGCGCGGCAGGAAGGCCGCGGACGATCCGGAGGGGGAGCTGACGGCGGCCCTCACGGCGGTACTCGCGCGCTGA
- a CDS encoding type I polyketide synthase: MRTELSSTMPVAIIGMGCRFPGIGSVDDLWDVLIDNTDTVTPVPHDRFDVDHCHDTSPMTPGRTVSRHGGFLTDPFGFDAAFFGVSPAEARDMDPQQRLLLHVVWEALESAGIRPSRLAGSRSGVFVGQATSEYADTDPRADEPDVHGMVGSRLRAVTAGRVSYALDLRGPSVVLDTACSSSLVAVHAARQSLLTGESDLCVAAGVNIILSPHDSIAYSQGDMLSPGGRCRFGDARADGFVRSEGVGVVVLKRLDDALRDNDPVRALLLGSAVTNDGAGSGLLLRPSVEGQADMLREACASAGVKPSELDYVEAHGTGTRVGDAVELRALAESAGQGRAAGRPLLTGSVKTNIGHAEAAAGIAGLIKTVLILRHGVVPASLHLDEPHPLLGQDGFPVRVVTRNQPLTAAGPRALLGVSSFGLSGTNAHVVVGAHVPEPAPATDDTVTDTGPHLLVLSARTAGSLRRLAADYAAYLGPTGAGRRHRLRDICAAAATGRDPHPHRLWVVGDDHDSLSRRLRALADGETLPDGGTADAGSSSDRRIVFVFSGQGAQWAGMGRTLYRSSPAFRSALDACDRAVRGELGWSVLDRLTSDAEFPTDVDVVQPVLWAVQVALAAAWRERGVQPHLCMGHSMGEVAAAHVSGALSLDEAAAVICRRSRLMQRTAGRGAMLVVELSAARARQRAEAYGDAVCVAAENAPTTTVLAGDPASLAALRTELERDGVLCRPVKVNVASHSPQMDAVRDDLLRELSGLSPTSGGTGMVSTVYGHEVEGPQLTAAYWVDNLRRPVRFADALRRAAQGTDSVFLEVGPHPVLLAAMDDTLGAAGVDTAAVASLYRAGDEPTELARAAGRLFAHGGWVDWRRWYGGGPRHVPSLPTYSWDAVRYRRDPAVPTAVQRAGARQVRRIDLGAWGATADWGDGVAVHGVAAVPPVAYLAAMLETAQEADRGAPLELRDVRLGDACVPLDAAGDTVLHVALDGHRQGGGADPAVTVRASVRGAPDSVLCASGRIVRAEGGGAGPVAPDTLDAALARCRHYLGAQDFPLLARRHGHDIAEPFRGPEHLWRRDGEAVARVRLAKPLPHVGWETGLQTILAARPGAVSGRDDAAHVPVSFDAVRFHAELEPEFWSLSTVRAEDGGAFLLADVLLIAPDRRVLARFSGIRLRRLAQTSPAGPPLARVSALVPAVTQRCAVPLTHLARKVAGALGAGAVARPPRPAAAPRFAGDRTPAAARTATDAPSRASAPSSRPRRAEDAAEALVEYSAALLGMRASDIDERLSLRELGLDSLMATRLRQHLQRGHGTEITAGRLLGTESIADLRRSLVRHGAQP, translated from the coding sequence ATGCGTACAGAGCTGTCGAGCACGATGCCCGTCGCCATCATCGGCATGGGGTGCCGGTTCCCGGGCATCGGGAGCGTCGACGACCTGTGGGACGTTCTCATCGACAACACCGACACGGTGACCCCGGTACCGCACGACCGCTTCGACGTCGACCACTGCCACGACACCTCTCCCATGACCCCCGGCCGGACCGTGTCCCGGCACGGCGGCTTCCTCACCGACCCCTTCGGCTTCGACGCGGCGTTCTTCGGCGTCTCGCCCGCGGAGGCGCGCGACATGGACCCGCAGCAGCGGCTTCTGCTGCACGTGGTGTGGGAAGCCCTCGAATCGGCCGGGATACGCCCCTCCCGGCTCGCGGGCAGCCGGAGCGGTGTGTTCGTCGGGCAGGCGACCTCCGAGTACGCGGACACCGATCCCCGTGCCGACGAGCCCGACGTCCACGGCATGGTCGGCAGCCGGCTGCGCGCCGTCACGGCCGGCCGCGTCTCCTACGCGCTCGACCTGCGCGGGCCGAGCGTCGTACTGGACACGGCATGCTCCTCGTCACTGGTCGCCGTGCACGCCGCACGGCAGAGCCTGCTCACCGGCGAGAGCGACCTGTGCGTCGCCGCCGGTGTCAACATCATCCTGTCCCCCCACGACTCCATCGCCTACTCCCAGGGGGACATGCTCTCGCCCGGGGGCCGTTGCCGGTTCGGTGACGCCCGTGCCGACGGGTTCGTCCGCAGCGAGGGCGTGGGCGTCGTGGTGCTCAAGCGGCTGGACGATGCGCTGCGGGACAACGACCCCGTGCGCGCCCTCCTGCTCGGCAGCGCGGTCACCAACGACGGCGCCGGCAGCGGGCTGCTGCTCCGCCCGTCCGTCGAGGGCCAGGCGGACATGCTGCGCGAGGCCTGCGCCAGTGCCGGCGTCAAACCCTCGGAACTCGACTACGTCGAAGCGCACGGTACCGGAACGCGGGTCGGGGACGCGGTGGAGCTCAGGGCGCTCGCCGAGTCGGCCGGGCAGGGGCGGGCCGCCGGGAGACCGCTGCTGACCGGGTCGGTCAAGACCAACATCGGTCACGCCGAGGCCGCGGCCGGCATCGCGGGCCTGATCAAGACGGTGCTGATCCTCCGGCACGGCGTCGTCCCGGCGTCGCTGCACCTGGACGAGCCGCACCCCCTGCTCGGTCAGGACGGCTTCCCGGTCCGCGTGGTGACCCGCAACCAGCCGCTGACCGCGGCCGGTCCCCGCGCCCTGCTCGGCGTCAGCTCCTTCGGCCTGTCCGGGACCAACGCCCACGTGGTCGTCGGCGCCCACGTCCCCGAACCCGCACCCGCCACCGACGACACCGTGACGGACACCGGCCCCCACCTGCTGGTGCTCAGCGCGCGGACGGCCGGCTCCCTCCGCCGCCTGGCCGCGGACTACGCGGCCTACCTCGGTCCCACCGGGGCCGGGCGCCGGCACCGGCTCCGCGACATCTGCGCGGCCGCTGCCACGGGGCGCGACCCCCACCCCCACCGGCTGTGGGTCGTGGGCGACGACCACGACTCGCTGTCCCGGCGGCTGCGCGCCCTCGCCGACGGCGAGACCCTCCCCGACGGGGGAACGGCGGACGCGGGATCGTCGTCCGACAGGCGGATCGTGTTCGTCTTCTCCGGGCAGGGGGCGCAGTGGGCGGGCATGGGCCGGACGCTGTACCGCTCCTCACCGGCCTTCCGGTCGGCACTGGACGCGTGCGACCGGGCCGTGCGCGGGGAACTCGGCTGGTCGGTCCTGGACCGGCTGACGTCCGACGCTGAGTTCCCCACGGACGTGGACGTCGTCCAGCCCGTCCTGTGGGCCGTGCAGGTCGCCCTCGCCGCCGCCTGGCGCGAACGCGGCGTGCAGCCGCACCTGTGCATGGGGCACAGCATGGGGGAGGTCGCGGCCGCGCACGTGTCGGGCGCCCTGTCCCTCGACGAGGCGGCCGCGGTGATCTGCCGGCGCAGCCGGCTGATGCAGCGCACGGCCGGCCGTGGCGCCATGCTCGTCGTCGAGCTCTCGGCCGCCCGGGCCCGGCAGCGCGCCGAGGCCTACGGCGACGCCGTGTGCGTGGCGGCCGAGAACGCCCCCACCACGACCGTCCTCGCGGGCGATCCCGCCTCCCTGGCCGCCCTGCGGACCGAGCTGGAACGGGACGGCGTCCTGTGCCGCCCGGTGAAGGTGAACGTGGCCTCCCACTCACCCCAGATGGATGCGGTGCGGGACGACCTGTTGCGGGAGCTGTCCGGACTCTCCCCGACGTCCGGCGGGACGGGCATGGTCTCCACCGTGTACGGCCACGAGGTCGAGGGCCCGCAGCTGACCGCCGCCTACTGGGTCGACAACCTGCGCCGTCCCGTGCGGTTCGCCGACGCGCTGCGCAGGGCGGCCCAGGGGACGGACAGCGTCTTCCTGGAGGTCGGCCCCCATCCCGTCCTGCTCGCCGCCATGGACGACACCCTCGGCGCGGCCGGCGTCGACACCGCCGCGGTGGCCTCGCTGTACCGCGCCGGTGACGAGCCCACCGAGCTGGCCCGGGCGGCCGGCCGGCTCTTCGCCCACGGCGGGTGGGTGGACTGGCGGCGGTGGTACGGCGGCGGCCCGCGGCACGTGCCGTCGCTCCCCACCTACTCCTGGGACGCGGTGCGGTACCGGCGCGATCCGGCCGTCCCCACGGCCGTCCAGCGGGCCGGCGCCCGCCAGGTGCGGCGGATCGACCTCGGGGCGTGGGGGGCGACCGCGGACTGGGGCGACGGCGTGGCGGTCCACGGGGTTGCGGCCGTGCCGCCCGTCGCCTACCTGGCGGCGATGCTGGAAACGGCGCAGGAGGCCGACCGCGGCGCGCCGCTGGAACTGCGGGACGTGCGGCTCGGGGACGCGTGCGTGCCCCTCGACGCGGCGGGCGACACGGTCCTGCACGTCGCGCTGGACGGACACCGGCAGGGCGGCGGTGCGGACCCCGCCGTGACGGTGCGGGCCTCGGTGCGGGGCGCCCCGGACTCCGTCCTGTGCGCCTCGGGACGGATCGTCAGGGCGGAGGGCGGCGGGGCCGGTCCCGTGGCCCCGGACACCCTCGACGCCGCGCTCGCACGGTGCCGGCACTACCTGGGAGCACAGGACTTCCCCCTGCTGGCCCGGCGCCACGGACACGACATCGCGGAACCGTTCCGGGGGCCGGAGCACCTGTGGCGGCGCGACGGCGAGGCCGTGGCCCGCGTGCGGCTGGCGAAACCCCTGCCGCACGTCGGCTGGGAGACGGGCCTGCAGACGATCCTGGCGGCACGGCCGGGAGCCGTGTCCGGCCGGGACGACGCCGCCCATGTCCCCGTGTCCTTCGACGCGGTCCGGTTCCACGCGGAACTGGAACCGGAGTTCTGGAGCCTGAGCACCGTGCGGGCCGAGGACGGCGGGGCCTTCCTCCTGGCCGACGTCCTGCTGATCGCGCCGGACCGCCGCGTCCTGGCGCGGTTCTCCGGCATCCGTCTGCGACGGCTCGCGCAGACGTCCCCCGCGGGCCCGCCGCTGGCGCGCGTGTCCGCGCTCGTGCCGGCCGTCACCCAGCGGTGCGCGGTGCCGCTCACCCACCTGGCCAGGAAGGTGGCCGGCGCGCTCGGCGCCGGAGCCGTCGCCAGGCCGCCGCGTCCCGCCGCGGCGCCCCGCTTCGCCGGGGACCGGACACCGGCGGCCGCGCGAACCGCCACGGACGCCCCCTCCCGCGCGTCCGCGCCCTCGTCCCGCCCCCGCCGTGCCGAGGACGCCGCGGAAGCCCTCGTCGAGTACTCCGCGGCCCTGCTGGGCATGCGCGCGTCGGACATCGACGAGCGGCTGTCCTTACGGGAACTCGGGCTCGACTCCCTCATGGCCACCCGGCTCCGCCAGCACCTGCAGCGCGGTCACGGCACGGAGATCACCGCCGGGCGGCTCCTGGGCACCGAGAGCATCGCCGACCTGCGCAGGAGTCTCGTCCGGCACGGCGCACAACCGTAG